In the Candidatus Zixiibacteriota bacterium genome, one interval contains:
- a CDS encoding DciA family protein: MKKNAKKASKHNSARLGNLIDGILSRLGLAHKLGGWRVAANWDEIVGESIAKASHAVKFDNETLLVS, encoded by the coding sequence ATGAAAAAGAACGCTAAAAAAGCCTCCAAACATAATTCTGCCCGACTGGGAAATCTCATCGATGGCATCTTATCACGCCTCGGTCTGGCGCACAAACTGGGGGGATGGCGCGTTGCCGCCAACTGGGATGAAATTGTCGGAGAATCGATTGCGAAAGCTTCCCACGCCGTGAAATTCGACAATGAGACTCTTCTGGTTTCG